In Agrobacterium tumefaciens, a single genomic region encodes these proteins:
- the rpoB gene encoding DNA-directed RNA polymerase subunit beta, with protein MAQTLSFNGRRRVRKFFGKIPEVAEMPNLIEVQKASYDQFLMVDEPKGGRPDEGLNAVFKSVFPITDFSGASMLEFVSYEFEAPKFDVEECRQRDLTYAAPLKVTLRLIVFDIDEDTGAKSIKDIKEQSVYMGDMPLMTNNGTFIVNGTERVIVSQMHRSPGVFFDHDKGKSHSSGKLLFAARVIPYRGSWLDIEFDAKDIVYARIDRRRKLPVTSLLMALGMDGEEILSTFYTKASYERSGDGWRIPFQPETLKNAKVITDMIDADTGEVVVEGGKKLTPRLIRQLTEKGLKALKATDEDLYGNFLAEDIVNYSTGEIYLEAGDEIDEKTLGLILQSGFDEIPVLNIDHVNVGAYIRNTLSADKNQNRQEALFDIYRVMRPGEPPTMDSAEAMFNSLFFDAERYDLSAVGRVKMNMRLDLDAEDTVRTLRKEDILAVVKMLVELRDGKGEIDDIDNLGNRRVRSVGELMENQYRLGLLRMERAIKERMSSIEIDTVMPQDLINAKPAAAAVREFFGSSQLSQFMDQVNPLSEITHKRRLSALGPGGLTRERAGFEVRDVHPTHYGRICPIETPEGPNIGLINSLATFARVNKYGFIESPYRKIIDGKVTTDVIYLSAMEEAKYYVAQANAELDGEGAFVEEFVVCRHSGEVMLAPRDNINLMDVSPKQLVSVAAALIPFLENDDANRALMGSNMQRQAVPLLRAEAPFVGTGMEPIVARDSGAAIAARRGGIVDQVDATRIVIRATEDLDAGKSGVDIYRLQKFQRSNQNTCVNQRPLVSVGDAISKGDIIADGPSTDLGDLALGRNALVAFMPWNGYNYEDSILMSERIVSDDVFTSIHIEEFEVMARDTKLGPEEITRDIPNVSEEALKNLDEAGIVYIGAEVQPGDILVGKITPKGESPMTPEEKLLRAIFGEKASDVRDTSMRMPPGTFGTVVEVRVFNRHGVEKDERAMAIEREEIERLAKDRDDEQAILDRNVYGRLIDMLRGHVSIAGPKGFKKGVELSNAVVSEYPRSQWWMFAVEDEKAQSELEALRGQYDESKSRLEQRFMDKVEKVQRGDEMPPGVMKMVKVFVAVKRKIQPGDKMAGRHGNKGVVSRIVPVEDMPFLEDGTHVDICLNPLGVPSRMNVGQILETHLAWACAGMGKKIGEMLEEYRKTMDISELRSELTEIYASEANDEVQRFDDDSLVKLAEEAKRGVSIATPVFDGAHEPDVAAMLKKAGLHESGQSVLYDGRTGEPFDRKVTVGYMYMIKLNHLVDDKIHARSIGPYSLVTQQPLGGKAQFGGQRFGEMEVWALEAYGAAYTLQEMLTVKSDDVAGRTKVYEAIVRGDDTFEAGIPESFNVLVKEMRSLGLSVELENSKIENQAEDQLPDAAE; from the coding sequence ATGGCTCAGACCCTTTCGTTTAACGGTCGCAGGCGCGTACGCAAGTTTTTCGGCAAAATTCCAGAAGTAGCGGAAATGCCGAACCTCATCGAGGTTCAGAAGGCTTCGTATGACCAGTTTCTCATGGTTGACGAGCCCAAGGGTGGCCGTCCCGACGAGGGATTGAATGCCGTATTCAAGTCCGTATTCCCGATCACCGATTTTTCCGGTGCATCCATGCTCGAATTCGTATCCTACGAATTCGAAGCGCCGAAGTTCGACGTCGAGGAATGCCGTCAGCGCGATCTGACCTATGCTGCGCCGCTGAAAGTGACGCTGCGCCTCATCGTGTTCGATATTGACGAGGATACAGGCGCGAAGTCCATCAAGGACATCAAGGAACAGTCCGTCTACATGGGCGACATGCCGCTCATGACCAACAACGGCACGTTCATCGTCAACGGCACCGAGCGCGTCATCGTTTCGCAGATGCACCGTTCGCCGGGCGTGTTCTTCGACCACGACAAGGGCAAGAGCCATTCTTCCGGCAAGCTGCTCTTTGCTGCGCGCGTCATTCCTTACCGCGGTTCCTGGCTCGACATCGAGTTCGACGCCAAGGACATCGTCTATGCGCGCATCGACCGTCGCCGCAAGCTGCCCGTGACCTCGCTCCTGATGGCGCTCGGCATGGACGGCGAAGAAATCCTGTCGACCTTCTACACCAAGGCTTCCTACGAGCGCTCCGGCGACGGCTGGCGCATTCCGTTCCAGCCCGAGACGCTGAAGAATGCCAAGGTCATCACCGACATGATCGACGCCGATACCGGCGAAGTCGTTGTCGAAGGTGGCAAGAAGCTGACCCCGCGCCTCATTCGTCAGCTGACGGAAAAGGGCTTGAAGGCGCTGAAGGCGACCGACGAAGACCTCTATGGCAACTTCCTCGCCGAAGACATCGTCAACTACTCGACGGGCGAGATCTATCTCGAAGCCGGCGACGAAATCGACGAGAAGACGCTCGGTCTCATTCTCCAGTCCGGCTTTGACGAGATTCCGGTTCTCAACATCGACCACGTCAATGTTGGCGCCTATATCCGCAACACGCTGTCTGCTGACAAGAACCAGAACCGCCAGGAAGCGCTGTTCGACATCTACCGCGTCATGCGTCCGGGTGAGCCGCCGACCATGGATTCGGCCGAAGCGATGTTCAACTCGCTGTTCTTTGATGCTGAACGTTACGATCTCTCGGCTGTCGGCCGCGTGAAGATGAACATGCGTCTCGACCTCGACGCGGAAGACACCGTGCGCACGCTGCGCAAGGAAGACATCCTCGCGGTCGTCAAGATGCTGGTCGAACTGCGCGACGGCAAGGGCGAAATCGACGACATCGACAACCTCGGCAACCGCCGTGTGCGTTCCGTCGGTGAGCTGATGGAAAACCAGTATCGTCTGGGCCTTCTGCGCATGGAACGTGCGATCAAGGAACGTATGTCCTCGATCGAAATCGACACCGTGATGCCGCAGGACCTGATCAACGCGAAGCCGGCAGCCGCCGCCGTTCGCGAATTCTTCGGTTCCTCGCAGCTGTCGCAGTTCATGGACCAGGTGAACCCGCTTTCGGAAATCACCCACAAGCGCCGTCTTTCGGCTCTTGGACCGGGTGGTCTGACCCGTGAGCGCGCCGGCTTCGAAGTGCGCGACGTTCACCCGACCCATTACGGCCGTATTTGCCCGATCGAAACGCCTGAAGGCCCGAACATCGGTCTGATCAACTCGCTCGCAACCTTTGCCCGTGTGAACAAGTACGGCTTCATCGAAAGCCCGTACCGCAAGATCATCGACGGCAAGGTGACGACCGACGTTATCTACCTCTCCGCCATGGAAGAGGCGAAGTATTACGTCGCACAGGCCAATGCCGAACTCGATGGCGAAGGCGCCTTCGTTGAAGAGTTCGTTGTTTGCCGTCACTCGGGCGAAGTTATGCTCGCACCGCGCGACAACATCAACCTGATGGACGTTTCGCCGAAGCAGCTGGTTTCGGTCGCGGCGGCTCTCATTCCGTTCCTGGAAAACGACGACGCCAACCGCGCGCTCATGGGCTCGAACATGCAGCGTCAGGCCGTTCCGCTCCTGCGGGCGGAAGCGCCGTTCGTCGGCACCGGCATGGAACCGATTGTTGCTCGCGACTCCGGCGCTGCCATCGCGGCTCGCCGCGGCGGTATCGTCGACCAGGTGGATGCGACGCGTATCGTTATCCGCGCTACGGAAGACCTCGATGCCGGCAAATCCGGTGTTGATATCTACCGTCTGCAGAAGTTCCAGCGTTCGAACCAGAACACCTGCGTCAACCAGCGTCCGCTGGTCTCCGTCGGTGACGCCATCTCCAAGGGCGACATCATCGCGGACGGTCCGTCGACCGACCTCGGCGATCTGGCGCTTGGCCGTAACGCGCTCGTCGCGTTCATGCCCTGGAACGGCTACAACTACGAAGACTCGATCCTGATGTCGGAACGTATCGTTTCCGACGACGTGTTCACCTCCATCCACATCGAAGAATTCGAAGTGATGGCGCGTGACACGAAGCTTGGTCCGGAAGAAATCACGCGCGACATTCCGAACGTTTCGGAAGAAGCGCTGAAGAACCTCGACGAAGCCGGTATCGTTTACATCGGTGCGGAAGTTCAGCCGGGCGACATTCTCGTCGGCAAGATCACGCCGAAGGGCGAAAGCCCGATGACGCCGGAAGAAAAGCTTCTGCGCGCCATCTTCGGTGAAAAGGCTTCCGACGTTCGCGACACCTCCATGCGTATGCCTCCGGGCACGTTCGGTACGGTCGTGGAAGTCCGCGTCTTTAACCGTCACGGTGTGGAGAAGGACGAGCGCGCGATGGCTATCGAGCGCGAAGAGATCGAACGTCTGGCAAAGGACCGCGACGACGAGCAGGCAATTCTTGACCGTAACGTTTACGGCCGCCTGATCGACATGCTGCGTGGTCACGTTTCCATCGCCGGTCCGAAGGGCTTCAAGAAGGGCGTCGAGCTTTCCAACGCCGTCGTCTCCGAATATCCCCGCTCGCAGTGGTGGATGTTCGCAGTCGAGGACGAGAAGGCTCAGTCCGAGCTGGAAGCGCTTCGCGGCCAGTACGACGAATCCAAGTCGCGCCTTGAACAGCGCTTCATGGACAAGGTCGAAAAGGTCCAGCGCGGCGACGAAATGCCTCCTGGCGTCATGAAGATGGTCAAGGTCTTCGTCGCTGTGAAGCGCAAGATCCAGCCGGGCGACAAGATGGCCGGCCGTCACGGTAACAAGGGCGTCGTCTCGCGTATCGTTCCGGTCGAGGACATGCCGTTCCTCGAAGACGGCACGCATGTCGACATCTGCTTGAACCCGCTCGGCGTGCCTTCGCGCATGAACGTCGGCCAGATCCTCGAAACCCACCTCGCATGGGCATGTGCCGGCATGGGCAAGAAGATCGGCGAGATGCTCGAAGAGTATCGCAAGACGATGGACATCAGCGAGCTTCGCAGCGAGCTGACGGAAATCTACGCGTCTGAAGCCAATGACGAGGTTCAGCGTTTCGACGACGACTCGCTGGTGAAGCTTGCCGAAGAAGCCAAGCGCGGTGTTTCCATCGCGACCCCGGTCTTCGACGGTGCGCATGAGCCCGACGTCGCCGCGATGCTGAAGAAGGCTGGTCTGCATGAATCCGGTCAGTCCGTCCTTTACGACGGTCGTACCGGTGAGCCGTTCGACCGCAAGGTCACTGTCGGCTACATGTACATGATCAAGCTGAACCACCTTGTCGACGACAAGATCCACGCTCGCTCGATCGGTCCTTACTCGCTCGTTACCCAGCAGCCGCTGGGCGGCAAGGCGCAGTTCGGCGGACAGCGCTTCGGGGAAATGGAAGTCTGGGCTCTGGAAGCATACGGCGCGGCTTACACGCTGCAGGAAATGCTGACCGTCAAGTCGGACGACGTGGCCGGCCGCACCAAGGTCTACGAAGCGATCGTCCGTGGCGACGACACCTTCGAGGCCGGTATTCCGGAGA
- the rplL gene encoding 50S ribosomal protein L7/L12 has translation MADLAKIVEDLSTLTVLEAAELSKLLEEKWGVSAAAPVAVAAAGGAGVAAAVEEEKTEFDVILVDAGANKINVIKEVRAITGLGLKEAKDLVEGAPKAVKEAVSKAEAADLKKKLEEAGAKVDVK, from the coding sequence ATGGCTGATCTCGCAAAGATCGTTGAAGACCTCTCCACCCTGACCGTTCTGGAAGCTGCAGAACTGTCGAAGCTTCTTGAAGAAAAGTGGGGCGTTTCCGCTGCTGCTCCGGTAGCTGTTGCTGCTGCTGGCGGTGCTGGCGTTGCTGCTGCTGTTGAAGAAGAAAAGACTGAATTCGACGTGATCCTGGTTGACGCTGGCGCCAACAAGATCAACGTCATCAAGGAAGTCCGCGCTATCACGGGCCTCGGCCTGAAGGAAGCCAAGGACCTCGTTGAAGGCGCTCCGAAGGCTGTCAAGGAAGCCGTCTCCAAGGCTGAAGCTGCTGATCTCAAGAAGAAGCTTGAAGAAGCAGGCGCCAAGGTTGACGTTAAGTAA
- the rplJ gene encoding 50S ribosomal protein L10: MERAEKREFVTELNEVFKASGSVVVAHYAGVTVAQMNDFRSKMRAAGGTVKVAKNRLAKIALQGTESEGITDLFKGQTLIAYSVDPMTAPKVVMDFAKTNDKVVVLGGAMGTTTLNAEAVKSLATLPSLDELRAKLLGLLNAPATRVATVVAAPASQLARVFSAYAKKDEAA, encoded by the coding sequence GTGGAAAGAGCGGAAAAACGCGAATTCGTCACGGAGCTGAACGAAGTCTTCAAGGCTTCCGGTTCGGTTGTCGTGGCCCACTATGCTGGTGTCACCGTTGCGCAGATGAACGACTTCCGTTCGAAGATGCGCGCTGCCGGAGGCACCGTCAAGGTCGCGAAGAACCGCCTGGCCAAGATCGCTCTTCAGGGCACGGAGTCGGAAGGGATCACTGATCTCTTCAAGGGCCAGACGCTGATTGCATACAGCGTCGACCCGATGACGGCTCCGAAAGTCGTCATGGATTTCGCCAAGACCAACGACAAGGTCGTTGTTCTCGGTGGCGCCATGGGCACAACCACGCTCAACGCCGAAGCAGTCAAGTCGCTTGCGACCCTGCCTTCGCTGGACGAGCTGCGCGCAAAGCTGCTGGGCCTTCTCAATGCCCCGGCAACTCGCGTCGCTACGGTTGTCGCAGCACCTGCAAGCCAGCTTGCACGGGTGTTCTCGGCTTACGCCAAGAAGGACGAAGCCGCTTAA
- the rplA gene encoding 50S ribosomal protein L1, whose protein sequence is MAKVAKRIQKIREGVDPNKLYVLTDAISMVKERAVAKFDETVEVSMNLGVDPRHADQMVRGVVNLPNGTGRDVRVAVFARGVKADEATAAGADVVGAEELVEIVQGGKIDFDRCIATPDMMPLVGRLGKVLGPRGMMPNPKVGTVTMDVAGAVKASKGGAVEFRVEKAGIVHAGVGKASFDAKALEENIKAFADAVIKAKPTGAKGNYVKRVAISSTMGPGVKIDPSSVTA, encoded by the coding sequence ATGGCCAAGGTAGCAAAGCGCATTCAGAAGATCCGCGAAGGCGTGGATCCCAACAAGCTTTACGTTCTCACCGACGCCATTTCGATGGTCAAGGAACGTGCTGTCGCCAAGTTCGACGAAACCGTTGAAGTTTCGATGAACCTCGGCGTTGACCCGCGCCATGCGGACCAGATGGTTCGTGGCGTTGTCAACCTGCCGAACGGCACCGGTCGTGACGTTCGCGTTGCCGTTTTCGCCCGTGGCGTCAAGGCTGATGAAGCCACGGCTGCCGGCGCTGACGTTGTTGGTGCGGAAGAACTGGTTGAAATCGTTCAGGGCGGCAAGATCGACTTCGATCGTTGCATCGCGACCCCGGACATGATGCCGCTCGTCGGCCGTCTCGGCAAGGTACTCGGCCCGCGTGGCATGATGCCGAACCCGAAGGTCGGTACGGTGACCATGGATGTTGCCGGCGCCGTCAAGGCGTCCAAGGGCGGCGCTGTCGAATTCCGCGTCGAAAAGGCCGGTATCGTACACGCTGGCGTTGGCAAGGCTTCGTTCGACGCCAAGGCTCTTGAAGAAAACATCAAGGCTTTCGCCGATGCCGTCATCAAGGCAAAGCCGACAGGTGCCAAGGGCAACTACGTCAAGCGCGTCGCGATTTCCTCGACCATGGGTCCGGGCGTCAAGATCGACCCTTCGTCGGTCACCGCGTAA
- the rplK gene encoding 50S ribosomal protein L11, protein MAKKVAGQLKLQVKAGSANPSPPIGPALGQRGINIMEFCKAFNAATQEMEKGMPIPVVITYYQDKSFTFVMKQPPMTYWLKKEAKITSGSKTPGKGAKVGSITKAQVKTIAEAKMKDLNAADIEGAMAMVEGSARAMGLEVVG, encoded by the coding sequence ATGGCTAAGAAAGTTGCAGGCCAGCTCAAGTTGCAGGTAAAGGCTGGGTCGGCCAATCCGTCCCCGCCGATCGGTCCGGCACTTGGTCAGCGTGGCATTAACATCATGGAATTCTGCAAGGCGTTCAATGCCGCTACGCAGGAAATGGAAAAGGGTATGCCGATCCCGGTCGTCATCACCTATTACCAGGACAAGTCCTTCACCTTCGTCATGAAGCAGCCGCCGATGACCTATTGGCTGAAGAAGGAAGCGAAGATCACCTCCGGTTCCAAGACGCCTGGCAAGGGCGCCAAGGTCGGTTCCATCACCAAGGCTCAGGTCAAGACGATCGCTGAAGCCAAGATGAAGGATCTGAACGCAGCCGACATCGAAGGCGCAATGGCAATGGTTGAGGGCTCTGCCCGCGCCATGGGCCTGGAAGTGGTAGGTTGA
- the nusG gene encoding transcription termination/antitermination protein NusG translates to MAARWYIVHAYSNFEKKVAESIEEKARQKGLSHLFEKILVPTEKVVEVRRGRKVDSERKFFPGYVLVRANLTDEAYHLIKNTPKVTGFLGSDSKPVPIPDYEADRILGQVQEGVERPKSSVSFEIGEQVRVSDGPFASFNGVVQDVDEERSRLKVEVSIFGRATPVELEYNQVEKV, encoded by the coding sequence ATGGCAGCGCGCTGGTACATCGTTCACGCTTATTCAAATTTTGAAAAGAAGGTCGCCGAGTCGATCGAGGAAAAGGCCCGTCAGAAGGGTCTTTCTCATCTTTTCGAGAAAATCCTCGTGCCGACCGAAAAGGTTGTCGAGGTGCGTCGCGGCCGCAAGGTTGACAGCGAGCGCAAGTTCTTTCCAGGTTACGTGCTGGTGCGCGCCAACCTGACGGATGAGGCTTATCACCTCATCAAGAACACGCCGAAGGTGACCGGTTTCCTCGGTTCGGACAGCAAGCCTGTTCCGATTCCCGATTATGAAGCCGATCGTATCCTTGGTCAGGTTCAGGAAGGTGTCGAGCGTCCGAAGTCTTCGGTCTCGTTCGAGATCGGCGAGCAGGTTCGCGTCTCCGACGGTCCGTTCGCGTCGTTCAACGGCGTGGTGCAGGATGTCGATGAAGAGCGTTCGCGTCTGAAGGTGGAAGTTTCGATTTTCGGCCGCGCTACGCCGGTCGAGCTGGAATACAATCAGGTCGAGAAGGTCTGA
- the secE gene encoding preprotein translocase subunit SecE, which produces MASKTNPFTFLQQVRAEASKITWPSRRETMISTAMVLVMVIFAALFFFAADQLIGWVLSLVLNVGR; this is translated from the coding sequence ATGGCATCCAAAACCAATCCGTTTACGTTTCTGCAGCAGGTTCGCGCCGAAGCGTCAAAGATCACTTGGCCGTCGCGCCGCGAGACCATGATTTCGACGGCTATGGTGCTGGTGATGGTCATTTTTGCGGCTCTGTTCTTTTTTGCTGCTGACCAGCTCATCGGCTGGGTGCTCAGCCTCGTGCTGAACGTCGGCCGGTAA
- a CDS encoding glycosyltransferase family 2 protein, whose amino-acid sequence MPFQLRHASLGGRIFPMSDLTVVLTSCRRPDLLVATLDAFFATNDYPLHEFIVIEDSDDASVLDVPARYPGQPIRVILNGVNLGQHRSIDKAYSQVQTPYILHLEDDWTFPVKGIVARGIEVLKQDSQVGLVQLRADEDLPAAIKKVSPAFGDPGYWKIPPAAHRVWHSFTFNPTLKRLADYRQLPNGYAGFTSEAEISLHYKDRGVIMAWLSDTKVTHLGYGRSNYGSKTPRNLAGWMQDVQRFFSTATLKKWRRSVVRRVAHAKRKRNAGVGFPIDRHRFDLE is encoded by the coding sequence TTGCCGTTTCAATTGCGGCATGCGTCGCTGGGGGGGCGTATTTTTCCAATGTCTGATCTAACCGTCGTTTTGACGAGCTGCCGTCGTCCAGATCTTCTGGTCGCCACGCTTGATGCGTTTTTCGCGACCAATGATTATCCGCTCCATGAATTCATCGTCATCGAGGATTCGGACGACGCCTCGGTTCTGGATGTTCCCGCGCGTTACCCTGGCCAGCCCATCAGGGTTATTCTGAACGGCGTCAATCTCGGCCAGCACCGCTCCATCGATAAAGCCTATTCGCAGGTCCAGACGCCTTACATCCTTCACCTTGAAGACGACTGGACTTTTCCTGTCAAAGGAATCGTTGCGCGAGGAATTGAGGTGCTGAAACAGGATTCTCAAGTCGGGCTGGTGCAGTTACGAGCTGACGAGGATTTGCCTGCAGCAATCAAGAAAGTGTCGCCGGCCTTCGGTGATCCTGGGTATTGGAAAATACCACCTGCGGCGCATCGGGTTTGGCACAGCTTCACGTTCAATCCGACGCTGAAGAGGCTCGCGGATTATCGGCAGCTTCCGAATGGCTACGCCGGTTTCACAAGCGAAGCGGAAATCAGCCTTCATTACAAGGATCGAGGTGTGATAATGGCGTGGCTTTCGGATACCAAAGTCACCCATCTCGGTTACGGTCGAAGCAATTACGGCTCCAAGACACCGCGCAACCTTGCCGGATGGATGCAGGATGTCCAGCGATTCTTTTCAACCGCTACGCTGAAGAAATGGAGGCGTTCGGTCGTCCGCAGGGTCGCTCACGCGAAACGCAAGCGCAATGCCGGAGTTGGTTTTCCAATCGACCGTCACCGCTTCGACCTTGAATAG
- the tuf gene encoding elongation factor Tu, protein MAKSKFERNKPHVNIGTIGHVDHGKTSLTAAITKFFGEFKAYDQIDAAPEEKARGITISTAHVEYETPARHYAHVDCPGHADYVKNMITGAAQMDGAILVCSAADGPMPQTREHILLARQVGVPAIVVFLNKVDQVDDAELLELVELEVRELLSSYDFPGDDIPIVKGSALAALEDSDKKIGEDAIRELMAAVDAYIPTPERPIDQPFLMPIEDVFSISGRGTVVTGRVERGIVKVGEEVEIVGIRPTSKTTVTGVEMFRKLLDQGQAGDNIGALVRGVTRDGVERGQILCKPGSVKPHKKFMAEAYILTKEEGGRHTPFFTNYRPQFYFRTTDVTGIVSLPEGTEMVMPGDNVTVEVELIVPIAMEEKLRFAIREGGRTVGAGIVASIVE, encoded by the coding sequence ATGGCAAAGAGCAAGTTTGAGCGCAATAAGCCGCACGTCAACATTGGCACGATCGGTCACGTCGACCATGGCAAGACGTCGCTGACGGCAGCGATCACGAAGTTCTTCGGCGAATTCAAGGCGTATGACCAGATCGACGCCGCGCCTGAAGAAAAGGCCCGTGGTATCACGATCTCGACGGCACACGTCGAATACGAGACGCCTGCCCGTCACTACGCACACGTCGACTGCCCCGGCCACGCCGACTATGTGAAGAACATGATCACCGGTGCTGCCCAGATGGACGGCGCGATCCTGGTTTGCTCGGCTGCCGACGGCCCGATGCCGCAGACCCGCGAGCACATCCTGCTTGCCCGTCAGGTTGGCGTTCCGGCAATCGTCGTGTTCCTCAACAAGGTCGACCAGGTTGACGACGCCGAGCTTCTTGAGCTCGTCGAATTGGAAGTTCGCGAACTTCTGTCGTCCTACGACTTCCCGGGCGACGACATTCCGATCGTCAAGGGTTCGGCACTTGCTGCTCTTGAAGACAGCGACAAGAAGATCGGTGAAGACGCGATCCGCGAGCTGATGGCTGCGGTTGACGCCTACATCCCGACGCCTGAGCGTCCGATCGACCAGCCGTTCCTGATGCCGATCGAAGACGTGTTCTCGATCTCTGGCCGTGGTACGGTTGTGACGGGTCGCGTTGAGCGCGGTATCGTCAAGGTTGGTGAAGAAGTCGAGATCGTCGGCATTCGTCCGACCTCGAAGACGACGGTTACCGGCGTTGAAATGTTCCGCAAGCTGCTCGACCAGGGCCAGGCTGGCGACAACATCGGTGCTCTCGTTCGCGGCGTTACCCGTGACGGCGTTGAGCGTGGTCAGATCCTGTGCAAGCCGGGTTCGGTCAAGCCGCACAAGAAGTTCATGGCAGAAGCCTACATCCTGACGAAGGAAGAAGGCGGCCGTCATACGCCGTTCTTCACGAACTACCGTCCGCAGTTCTACTTCCGTACGACTGACGTTACCGGTATCGTTTCGCTTCCTGAAGGCACGGAAATGGTTATGCCTGGCGACAACGTCACGGTTGAAGTCGAGCTGATCGTTCCGATCGCGATGGAAGAAAAGCTGCGCTTCGCTATCCGCGAAGGCGGCCGTACCGTCGGCGCCGGCATTGTTGCTTCGATCGTTGAATAA
- a CDS encoding TerC family protein codes for MEIFTAAGFTAFLQVIAIDLVLAGDNAIVIGLAAAGLPAHLRRKAILVGIIAATVLRIGFAAVTVQLLAIVGLQLFGGLLLAWVCWKMWTELREAAGSIEDEVTDDEADLTKGHKTFFQAATQIVIADVSMSLDNVLAVAGAAQEHVTVLIIGLVVSIALMGLAANFVAKLLHRYRWISYLGLMVIIYVALNMLYHGTLEVLPYIKTYLG; via the coding sequence ATGGAAATCTTCACAGCCGCCGGTTTCACGGCATTCTTACAGGTCATTGCGATCGATCTCGTTCTGGCAGGCGACAATGCCATCGTCATCGGCCTTGCCGCCGCGGGTCTTCCCGCCCATCTTCGCCGCAAGGCCATTCTGGTCGGTATCATTGCCGCCACGGTTCTGCGCATCGGTTTTGCCGCAGTCACCGTGCAGCTCCTCGCCATCGTCGGCCTGCAATTATTCGGCGGCCTGCTGCTTGCCTGGGTGTGCTGGAAGATGTGGACGGAACTGCGCGAGGCCGCAGGCTCCATCGAAGACGAGGTGACGGACGACGAGGCCGATCTGACCAAGGGTCACAAGACCTTCTTCCAGGCTGCGACCCAGATCGTCATCGCCGACGTCTCCATGTCGCTGGACAATGTGCTTGCCGTCGCCGGCGCGGCACAGGAACATGTGACGGTGCTGATCATCGGCCTCGTCGTTTCGATCGCGCTGATGGGTCTCGCCGCCAACTTCGTCGCCAAGCTGCTGCACCGTTATCGCTGGATTTCCTATCTCGGCCTGATGGTCATCATCTATGTGGCGCTCAACATGCTGTATCACGGCACGCTCGAGGTTTTGCCCTATATCAAGACCTATCTCGGCTGA
- a CDS encoding MliC family protein — MKKSIAAPCLAAFALIATGALAEDLVIPLPKDTAVEKVETTYQCAADQVEAVYFNAGDVSLVRLGLKDGITVAANVISGSGAKYQGGIYVWWSKGDEADLYDLMADPDMKKPVHCVDVKKS; from the coding sequence ATGAAAAAATCCATTGCCGCACCATGCCTTGCAGCCTTTGCTTTGATTGCCACCGGCGCTCTGGCGGAAGACCTGGTGATTCCGCTTCCGAAAGACACGGCGGTCGAAAAGGTGGAGACCACCTACCAATGCGCTGCCGACCAGGTGGAGGCCGTCTATTTTAATGCTGGCGATGTCAGCCTCGTACGGCTGGGGCTGAAGGATGGCATCACCGTTGCCGCAAATGTCATTTCCGGGTCGGGCGCCAAATATCAGGGCGGCATCTATGTCTGGTGGTCGAAGGGTGACGAAGCCGATCTCTATGATCTTATGGCCGATCCCGACATGAAGAAGCCGGTTCACTGCGTGGACGTCAAGAAGTCCTGA
- a CDS encoding BA14K family protein: MLRMPKTISALALGVAISAASVVPAQALSLIQPAYQQQEQTQNTDGRGYPASAFAAGKGEEASANGYALSQGEINHVKWCAARYATYHPTDNSYTAAAGTREQCRSPH, from the coding sequence ATGTTGAGGATGCCGAAGACCATCTCCGCGCTCGCTCTTGGCGTCGCGATATCTGCCGCTTCTGTCGTGCCCGCCCAAGCGCTGAGCCTTATACAGCCCGCCTACCAGCAGCAGGAACAGACACAGAATACAGACGGGCGCGGCTACCCCGCCTCGGCCTTTGCCGCGGGTAAAGGCGAAGAAGCCTCAGCCAACGGCTACGCCCTTTCACAAGGGGAAATCAACCACGTCAAATGGTGTGCCGCGCGTTACGCCACCTACCATCCCACCGACAACAGCTATACGGCAGCGGCCGGCACGCGAGAGCAATGTCGCTCTCCCCACTAA